The following coding sequences are from one Solea solea chromosome 4, fSolSol10.1, whole genome shotgun sequence window:
- the eral1 gene encoding GTPase Era, mitochondrial has product MALRVCARVVREASVLSARHGNASWVLTAGNAACSKGGRRNGFIFTPACFITSEVFLNRLTKGKAAEADGSFYRLPASVPPDSGEHVSLLLRHPDQPDKPKLLKVAIIGAPNAGKSTLSNQLLGRKVFAVSKKVHTTRSRALGVLTEDDTQIILLDTPGLIPPSKVKRHQLEKSLLVDPWNTVKEADLMVVVVDVADRWTCSRLDFEALKCLAQHPDIPAVLVLNKVDLVKDKNKLLDVTAQLTCGVVNGRRIRVRPVIKPPWAEQRPVRDSLDEDNAGPEGSTDPNSKLNKEQLKVLRDQQGWAHFKDVFMLSSVDSEDVEPLKGYFMVAAKPGPWQYHSEVLTDQSPEAVCTNLIREKLLENLPEEVPYSMTQAVDFWHEGENDELAISVKLYAKKEAHMRMVIGKAGQLIAQIAREASEDLSRVYLRDVKLKLVVKLRK; this is encoded by the exons ATGGCTCTCAGAGTGTGCGCTCGCGTTGTCAGAGAAGCCTCGGTCCTCTCCGCGCGACATGGAAATGCGTCATGGGTCCTCACAGCGG GAAATGCCGCCTGCAgcaaaggagggaggaggaatgGATTTATCTTCACTCCTGCTTGTTTCATTACATCAGAGGTGTTTCTCAACAGACTGACGAAAGGcaaagcagcagaggcagaTGGCAGCTTTTATCGCCTCCCAGCCTCAGTTCCGCCGGACAGCG GAGAGCACGTGTCTTTGTTGCTGAGACATCCAGATCAGCCTGACAAGCCAAAGCTTTTGAAAGTGGCTATAATTGGTGCCCCAAATGCTGGGAAGTCCACATTGTCCAACCAGCTCCTTGGCAGAAAG GTGTTTGCTGTGTCCAAGAAAGTACACACCACACGGTCACGTGCACTTGGTGTCCTCACAGAAGATGATACACAGATT attttgcTCGACACCCCTGGTCTCATTCCTCCATCAAAAGTTAAAAG ACACCAGCTAGAGAAGTCTTTACTTGTGGATCCCTGGAACACTGTCAAAGAAGCTGACCTAA tggtggtggtggtggatgtGGCTGACAGATGGACGTGCAGCAGGCTCGACTTTGAGGCACTCAAGTGTTTGGCTCAGCATCCAGACATCCCAGCAGTCCTGGTCCTCAATAAG GTGGACCTGGTGAAGGATAAGaacaagctgctggatgtcaCAGCACAGTTGACATGTGGTGTGGTGAATGGACGCAGAATCCGGGTCAGGCCAGTAATCAAACCCCCGTGGGCTGAACAGAGGCCAGTGAGGGACTCGCTTGATGAGGACAATGCTGGTCCGGAGGGAAGCACTGATCCAAACTCGAAGCTGAACAAAGAGCAGCTGAAGGTGCTCAGGGACCAGCAGGGCTGGGCTCACTTCAAAGATGTCTTCATGCTCTCCTCTGTGGACAGTGAGGATGTGGAGCCGCTGAAG GGTTACTTTATGGTTGCTGCAAAGCCGGGACCATGGCAGTACCACAGTGAAGTCCTGACTGATCAGAGTCCAGAGGCAGTCTGCACTAACCTCATCAGAGAGAAGCTTCTGGAGAATCTGCCGGAGGAAGTGCCTTACTCAATGACACAG GCTGTTGATTTCTGGCACGAGGGAGAAAACGATGAGCTCGCCATTTCCGTGAAACTGTACGCCAAAAAAGAAGCTCACATG CGGATGGTGATCGGCAAAGCCGGACAGTTAATAGCACAGATCGCTCGAGAGGCCAGCGAGGACCTGAGCCGCGTCTATCTGAGGGACGTGAAGCTGAAGCTCGTGGTCAAGCTGAGGAAGTGA
- the LOC131458053 gene encoding flotillin-2a isoform X2, producing the protein MGNCHTVGPNEALVVSGGCCGSDQKTYVVGGWSWAWWLISDIQRMSLEVMTILCRCENIETSEGVPLDVTGVAQVKVMTENELLGYACEQFLGKTVVEIKSVILQTLEGHLRAILGTLTVEQIYQDRDKFAALVREVASPDVGRMGIEILSFTIKDVYDKVEYLSSLGKTQTAAVKRDADIGVAEAERDAGIREAECKKEMMDIKFLADTKMADSKRELEMQKAAFNQEVNTKKAEAQLAYELQAAKEQQKIRLEEIEIEVVQRKKQITIEEKEIDRTDKELIATVKRPAEAEAYKMQQLAEGHKTKKVLTAQAEAEKIRCVGEAEASSIEAVGKAEAEKMRLKAEAYQQYGEAAKTALVLEALPKIAAKVAAPLAKTNEIVILSGDSSRVTGEVTRLLAELPVSVNALTGVDLTKIPLLQKMINPQCQTAI; encoded by the exons AATGTCTCTGGAGGTTATGACCATCCTCTGTCGCTGTGAGAATATCGAAACCTCGGAGGGCGTGCCCCTGGATGTGACAGGGGTGGCTCAG GTGAAGGTGATGACAGAGAATGAACTGCTGGGCTATGCCTGCGAACAATTCCTGGGAAAGACAGTCGTAGAGATCAAAAGTGTCATCCTGCAGACTCTCGAGGGTCACCTGCGTGCCATCCTTG GTACCCTCACTGTTGAGCAGATTTACCAAGACAGAGACAAATTTGCTGCCCTGGTGAGAGAGGTGGCCTCACCTGATGTCGGTCGCATGGGCATCGAGATCCTCAGCTTCACCATCAAG GATGTCTATGATAAAGTGGAGTACCTGAGCTCACTGGGTAAAACTCAGACAGCTGCCGTGAAGAGGGATGCAGACATTGGAgtggcagaggcagagagagatgCCGGCATCAGG GAAGCTGAGTGTAAGAAAGAAATGATGGACATTAAGTTCTTAGCTGACACAAAAATGGCAGACTCCAAACGAGAGCTGGAAATGCAGAAAGCTGCCTTCAACCAGGAAGTGAACACGAAG AAAGCAGAGGCTCAGCTGGCATACGAGCTGCAGGCGGCCAAAGAGCAGCAGAAGATCCGTCTGGAGGAGATCGAAATCGAGGTGGTGCAGAGGAAGAAGCAGATCACCATTGAGGAGAAGGAGATTGATCGTACTGACAAGGAGCTCATTGCTACTGTGAAGAGACCTGCTGAGGCTGAAGCCTACAAGATGCAGCAGCTGGCTGAGGGACATAA GACAAAGAAGGTGCTCACGGCGCAGGCAGAGGCCGAGAAGATCCGCTGCGTCGGTGAGGCCGAGGCCTCCTCCATTGAGGCAGTGGGAAAGGCAGAGGCTGAGAAAATGAGGCTGAAAGCTGAGGCCTACCAACAGTATGGAGAGGCTGCCAAGACAGCTCTGGTCCTGGAGGCTCTGCCCAAG ATTGCCGCTAAGGTGGCTGCACCTCTGGCCAAGACCAACGAGATTGTCATTTTGAGTGGAGATTCCAGCCGTGTGACTGGAGAGGTGACCCGTTTGTTAGCTGAGCTCCCCGTCTCTGTCAACGCCCTCACTGGAGTGGATCTGACTAAG ATCCCTCTGCTCCAGAAGATGATCAACCCACAGTGCCAAACAGCCATTTGA
- the LOC131458053 gene encoding flotillin-2a isoform X1, which translates to MGNCHTVGPNEALVVSGGCCGSDQKTYVVGGWSWAWWLISDIQRITLEIMTLQPKCEDVETAEGVALTVTGVAQVKVMTENELLGYACEQFLGKTVVEIKSVILQTLEGHLRAILGTLTVEQIYQDRDKFAALVREVASPDVGRMGIEILSFTIKDVYDKVEYLSSLGKTQTAAVKRDADIGVAEAERDAGIREAECKKEMMDIKFLADTKMADSKRELEMQKAAFNQEVNTKKAEAQLAYELQAAKEQQKIRLEEIEIEVVQRKKQITIEEKEIDRTDKELIATVKRPAEAEAYKMQQLAEGHKTKKVLTAQAEAEKIRCVGEAEASSIEAVGKAEAEKMRLKAEAYQQYGEAAKTALVLEALPKIAAKVAAPLAKTNEIVILSGDSSRVTGEVTRLLAELPVSVNALTGVDLTKIPLLQKMINPQCQTAI; encoded by the exons GATAACGCTTGAGATTATGACCCTGCAGCCCAAGTGTGAGGATGTAGAGACAGCGGAGGGTGTAGCTCTTACTGTCACTGGGGTGGCTCAG GTGAAGGTGATGACAGAGAATGAACTGCTGGGCTATGCCTGCGAACAATTCCTGGGAAAGACAGTCGTAGAGATCAAAAGTGTCATCCTGCAGACTCTCGAGGGTCACCTGCGTGCCATCCTTG GTACCCTCACTGTTGAGCAGATTTACCAAGACAGAGACAAATTTGCTGCCCTGGTGAGAGAGGTGGCCTCACCTGATGTCGGTCGCATGGGCATCGAGATCCTCAGCTTCACCATCAAG GATGTCTATGATAAAGTGGAGTACCTGAGCTCACTGGGTAAAACTCAGACAGCTGCCGTGAAGAGGGATGCAGACATTGGAgtggcagaggcagagagagatgCCGGCATCAGG GAAGCTGAGTGTAAGAAAGAAATGATGGACATTAAGTTCTTAGCTGACACAAAAATGGCAGACTCCAAACGAGAGCTGGAAATGCAGAAAGCTGCCTTCAACCAGGAAGTGAACACGAAG AAAGCAGAGGCTCAGCTGGCATACGAGCTGCAGGCGGCCAAAGAGCAGCAGAAGATCCGTCTGGAGGAGATCGAAATCGAGGTGGTGCAGAGGAAGAAGCAGATCACCATTGAGGAGAAGGAGATTGATCGTACTGACAAGGAGCTCATTGCTACTGTGAAGAGACCTGCTGAGGCTGAAGCCTACAAGATGCAGCAGCTGGCTGAGGGACATAA GACAAAGAAGGTGCTCACGGCGCAGGCAGAGGCCGAGAAGATCCGCTGCGTCGGTGAGGCCGAGGCCTCCTCCATTGAGGCAGTGGGAAAGGCAGAGGCTGAGAAAATGAGGCTGAAAGCTGAGGCCTACCAACAGTATGGAGAGGCTGCCAAGACAGCTCTGGTCCTGGAGGCTCTGCCCAAG ATTGCCGCTAAGGTGGCTGCACCTCTGGCCAAGACCAACGAGATTGTCATTTTGAGTGGAGATTCCAGCCGTGTGACTGGAGAGGTGACCCGTTTGTTAGCTGAGCTCCCCGTCTCTGTCAACGCCCTCACTGGAGTGGATCTGACTAAG ATCCCTCTGCTCCAGAAGATGATCAACCCACAGTGCCAAACAGCCATTTGA